Below is a genomic region from Argiope bruennichi chromosome 3, qqArgBrue1.1, whole genome shotgun sequence.
ATATCTTGGATATTATTATGTATGATTACTGACACATAAAAAATagacaatttaaataaagatatttttcaaaaagaagtattaaaaggcaaatttttagCTTTCCGATGCTAAATTTCAATAGTCTTcttgaattaaaacaattatacatGGGGGAAAAAAGTATTTGCTTACTGACTCTAAAAGCTGAAATGAACGGCTGTGTCACTTTTGCTTCAGTCagttaatgagttttttttttttttttttttttttttttgcgtctaaattttttttattagaatttctttaattatttttttaaatagtggcattaatttattttttgaaggatGTGTGTGCGTGAATTATTTGTGTGTTCAAGACAAAATGGGTAACAGCAGTTGAATTTTTCAcccatatttattttcagaattcgaTGAATGAGTACACGAATATTCTAACTAAATACTTCCTCTTATATCAGTATATATAATTATCCAACAATATCTGTAATGCTAAGCGGAAAAAATTACCCCGCCCTTTTGCTTTGCGTCATTATATATTGGCGAAATCTCAATTTCCGTCCAACGactgaaaaaattttatgcttgaaTTGACTGATTTATCGATGTACGAATAAACCTAATCATGAATAAATAGGAAATTCAATGAACTGAGATCcgcaatttttgatttattatattttccctATGCGGACCTAATTGAATATTATTCCTAGTATTttctttcaccattttttttaatttgtatacgGCATTGCATCTTTTTCTGTTagtggatcactatttgtttcaatccgattttagttattagttttgaatcGCGTGTTCGTGAACATTATGAAATAGAATAGATCTCATTGCAAGGCAGTAAACGACTAATGTTATCacatatttacatctaaagtgtattacaaatatttttatttatttcttagacaCTCTGTCAATATGCATGATATTTTCTAATACAACTTTTGTTAATCTATAACAATCAGAATGACAAACAACAGCCCTTTTAGATGGCCAGTACATAGAAAGTACAtcttctagttaaaaaaaaaatcaacctccagaatttgattcatttttatgtctAAGGCCTGCTCGGGGCCTAAAAAATCATTCTGGGAATTAAATCTATATACGATACATACATACGCCAATACGATAAGACAGAAATGTAagataagtgaaattttgtatgtgttcTTCAACCTGTCTGCCTTTCCAAGTTAATATCGACATAACTCAAAAGAgaatttagaatatgattttataatttaaaatgagcaTCTTAGTCAAAATTCTGTTGACACGAACATTCTATCACAAGGCATCTATAACACAGCAACTTCAATAATTGAAATCGAAATGTTGTCTTGccatcaaaattgtaaatctatGAAATGTTGGTTCCAGATGGATGAAAGAAACATGCCCAAAATGAGTACTTATTACATAGTGAAAGAACAAGAATATCGACagtgcaagttttttttttttttttttttatgacaaagGTTTACTTTTTCTTACACGAGTATAGGACGTTCTGACGAAAATAGCATAAGACAGTTATTtctaattcattgattttatgatttttcattaaaatattaaaataaaagatcatttgaaagtgaaaatttgaattttaaaatatacatataaatatagcTGAATTAATTTCGGACACTACCATACAATACACAAGGGTACAAAATCCCTTTAGTATCTCCGAATTctacatgaaaataatataattacatattattgggatagatcattaaaaaaaaaaaaagaaagaaaagaaaacggtATTTCCAACAGCATGTATATCATTTCTGTTGGTTACTggtattaaaatgcattaagctCTAGCgagaataaaaatctatatttattttttcagttgcaAGCTTATTTTGAACCATAGAAATCATCAGCACTATATGTCaagttatttaagaaaaatttcacttttcattattgaaaaaaaatatcaaaactgtcaaaatataaagaagatagtgaataaaataacactgaaaaaaatcatttcggTTTGATTTAATGCTTCTACTATTATGATTACAGAAAATTGCGGATTatcaaagatttcatttcattaataaaactgtcttataaatatagtaaataataaacaCTTAACagtctttttatttatctattacagagaactaataaaataatcaatattcgtGAAAACAATCAAAACATTATGAAATCACAAAATCAGGATAATTATACAATGCCGTGAGTAGTGAACAATGTCATTACACATCGTTGTGCTGCTGCAGTGAAAGTTGTTTTTCGTTCAACACAACAAACATTTCTGGAAAGCAGCATTTCAAGAACATTAAGATTAACTTACGAGAATTTTCTTTTTCCCATCCGACCTTTATAActgttgaattattattaattggagaatgaatatttaaataagttaaacaGAACTAAAACTACaggaaaagtaatttaataaaacatctaaaatacaTTGGCCCTTCTTTATTTTTGCctagtttgtttttaaattcagcGAGGAAATGTATTGTGGCGGCATGCGACAATTTGAGTGTCAAATTGAACAAATTGGGatcaattataacaattaaatacttttttttttcatttcaaaaaagtaaCATTCTTCTTCAATTCAATATGGATATCTCACCGCTCTTAAGGAAATTGAAATAACACAAATTTCTGGCAACCAGAGCAATGaacttatttatctttttaactaaATAGGCAAATTATAAtctaaatagcaataataatcaCTAACAATACAGACTTATAAACTAATactatgctttttaaaaaaaattctgaaagaaaattagcatttaatcCCATGTTCGTTTCAAagttgctataaaaaattgttaaataaaatatcttcaaatacggCAAAAGTTCGGCAGTTTAGTAGCATGTCCATATCGTTTATCGCGGcaacgaaataaaatatatttagcattttattgaaaaagtgaataaatatttaaaaataataataatttaataaatgcttctGAGTATTCAATatgggtttaaaattttaaataaaaatacaaaggcAGTCATGcaaaaacaaacaagaaatgatagattaaatttctattgggtatccaaaaaaataatatatatatagaatttcttttaattacctcatttcatttatatttcaaataattattaaatacaattatttattctatggGAAGTAATATTAATTGagaattaggattaaattaacaTCCTTTTTCTTAAACTTATGCCTACCATTTCGTATACATACCGAAACAATCAGGGGAAAGTGCAAAATAATCGACAATAACTTACATAtacattataaacataaattaaaagaatgcgCAAAAAGTTTTTCTATcgcttctaataaaattttacaaaaatttatattaaatgaatggaaataaCAAAACTAAGTTTGCAATTTGAGCATTTgacatgtaataatttttttttattagttcgtTGTCTCATTACAAGTATTTCACGCGAAGataagtattatatataaatatcaatagaCTATAAGTACTTTTAACAAGAATATAACTGTTAAAAAAGTGATTTCTCAGTCAAATGTATAAAGTAGTTTAATATGAATAGCAGAGTTGCTATTAAGTTTAGTTAAGTTTTAAGTTAAGCTACTAAGTTTTATCCAATAATGCATCTTAATAGCATATATTACAAAGTCACAGAGAAGAAATCAaacaatcacattttaaaaagagaTGTGTTTTAAATAATCCTTACGAATTCATAAAAGTagatatttgaaagaattatttaaaagaattagttggagaatattctaataaatatattcataataaggGGGATAATTTTATCCAATAAAAGCAGATTTCAATATAAAGTATTTGTTAATTTCAGCATAAAAAAAGCAGATAATCAGtgattttcgatattttttcacttttttctgaaatattcagtttatttataaatcactCTAAGTATTACTCAACATTTTCCGTACAACAAAACtactgaaattgaatattttaagcaaggaataattcttttttttaaaaaattgaaaaaaaaactactgcATTAGCACAATCAACTAAGTATAAATCATTTCCACACAAactgtattataattttaaaataaatacaatatgtaatcataattaattatattttagtatcgCAGCCATCTCAACAACATTCTGAATATGTTTTAAagcatgtttcaaaatttttcgatATCAATATAATGATTGATATTTGTGATTTATCATCACATATATCATAATAATTctttctacaatattttattgttttcaggtGCAAATAGagctttaaaagttaaattacattttaaaatatttcaataatttaactaaaaaaattattataaatttcaaataaattttcttaagaattttttttatttaaaatattttttttaattttaaaaagaaaatttttaattgtcgattttgaaaaggaaaaattaaataaaaaaactgcttgattaaaataaacttcatataacaaattttattaaaatttacttataaaacttCTTGTGCTCCAAAATATGCTATGTAAtacgtttatatttaattataaataattaacattttctaaagtattctaaattaattcatttttgtgataTCAAATAACCACGTGTGATTGTTTTCATAACTCAGCTGTCATTGGTTTTTGACAGATAGATATAAAACAAGCCGGATATCGAACAAAAGAACACTTTATAATCTCCATGacaggggaaaaaataataaaagacacAATTTTTGTTACATATCACACAAACTGCATTATCATCAAAATGAAGAAGGgactttatattttttgtattaaatctataaGATATATATCGATTTCACCACACCTACAAAAAGAAACGAATAAACAATCTTACTTGATACATGCAAAAGGAACTATTTTGCCTCCATATTCCAAAGGTTGTATTCGTTAAACTCCAAGCAATTTCAGGCATCCTTTTCAAAGGCATTAAAGCCATCACAAAGCTTGCACACTCAGGTAAGTCAACACAAACTACGATCGGCACCGTTCGGTGTGTTCACAGCCCCCACATTTGGCGCACATATGAGAACGATGTACGTCTGCTGGAAACAGCGTTGCCAAatcaatttactaaataaaatcaaaatacaagATTCAGTTTCAGAATCGCATGGAGCTCTGCATTAGGcacaactatttttatttcaatgtaacaATCTAAAATTACTAAACCTACctcagataaattaaaaattagtatatgtAATTTTGGAGACAAAAAAagtctcaaaattttcatattttatgatagAAAGTTTTCAAGACTTTTCAACTCACCGGCATTTTGAGCAATCCGATGCTAGTTACTTATGCATTTGATTCTTTTGACActttaatccttttttaatacAGAGTTTCTGAGATAGAGGATTTAAAatcgaattatattattattatttaaaacttcatagaTGTGGTTTCGCTGTGACCAGAAATGAagcattaaatgtaaataaacaattcatttcGTCAAACAAAGTTATGAGTTGTTATTTGAGTGGTAAACTGGTAAAGATTTGACTTAATGATTAGCTggccaattttttattttgtatatattaaattaaatttttgttctgttttattagtttatataaaatattaagtagtAATACTTGGTAggtattatgttaaattataacaGAGTCATTATATATGTGTTTTCACTTATCCATATATATTTGTTTGGAATTAATGCTACaaagaattctaataataaaatctcaCCAGTTATAATATGGTGGTCAGATTTATTATACCCCCATGAAAAAAACGCGAATGAAATCAAATGTGGATTAGGAAACTGTacttcctttaaaagaaaaaaataccattcTGAGAATGTAACTATTGCTTATATTTTCTACGGCACGGATTTTGATGGCCAAAATTTACCTTTAATTAGAAAAAGCAATCATATCTGGGCATTGCTTCATGAAGAATCACCttcaaacaatttcattttttctcattCATCTGGCATTAAATTATTCAACTATAGTGCTACATTTTCTAGACAGTCAGATTTTCCTTTAACTACTCAATTTATACCATCTGTTGAATATTTAACCAATAGAAAACCAGTgccattgaaattaaaaaataaacttcgaaAAGAGGGCCTTGCCCCAGTACTGTATTTACAGTCTCACTGCAATGTAGCATCAGATAGAGATCAATATGTAAAGCATCTCATGAACTATATCCCTATTGACTCATATGGAAAATGTCTTCATAATAAAGATCTACCACCTCACCTGGCTTCCACAGATACTTATAATGatgaagaattgttttcatttatttctcaatataaatTTCACATTGCATTTGAAAATGCCATTTGTAATGATTATATTACTGAGAAATTATTTAGAGCTTTGCATGTTGGTTCTGTTCCAATTTACAAAGGATCTGCTTCAGTGAAGGATTGGCTACCAACAAATAAATCTGCCATTGTTGTTGATGACTTTAATGATCCTTCAGAACTTGCTGATTTTGTGTTGAAATTAGACCAGAATGATTCACTGTACAATGAATTCTTGCAATTTAAAGAAACTGGAATTGATAATAAGTATCTTAGGGACcatttgatgaaaagaaaatggGGTGTTAATGATCcagataatttagattttattagaGGATTTGAATGCTTTATAtgtgataaaattcaaaaaggtAATACTGTTCCTTCAATAGCAAATCTGAAACACATGAATTGTCCTCAACCTCATCAATcattattatcagaaaaaattaattcagatgaTGAGTAagtaaaaacaattcatttcaaaGTACTTAATTTATTCCagtttatataaatgcaaaaaaaaaatacaaaatattaataaaagaaatttataattaatctgaCATTCAAACAAGTATATATACTTTGTGGCTGTGATTAAATAGCTTAGtaatcatttgatttaaaaaaactattctattGATACTAAATTGATACTTGCTTTAAGAGAATAAAGATTTATGATATTACtgtatttgtattcaaaattttagtttatctTCAGTGCAATTTATGGTACCATATCTAGAGTTATTGTTTTTAAGGAAACAGGTCACATTAATATTCATCTGCAATATAACTGAATAAAAGTTGTcacaagaaattcaaaaatattgtttcataaaatgtgACAGAACCTGTCCTTCAATTAATTTATAGTATCTGTTTAATATTCCAATAAAATGATGCTTAAAAAGTCCAGATATTACTTATAATATAGTTGaagttttcatgaaattttatttaagttttttcttCAGTTCATCCTAGTTATTTAATTACTAGTCTTCTCTGACAACTAGCTGGTTTTCCTATAATATTGACCGATATGATTTCAGATAAATGGCTTCAGTGTAACTTCATGCCTATGATTCCACCAAATTGTCTTATATTaacataatcatattttaattgtttaaactaaattatgcttattgtgcacatgaacctttctaatgaatACCAATACCATGATATTAtggcactattaaaaatgtaaatgtgcttttcatctatcttataaatttGACAGTATTATAACTACAAACTATTTTGTAAAAGacagagatattaaataaaatctttcttctttaacttttgaTGATTGAATAAGGAAATGGTTTGAACTTCAGACTAACTCTgtaatccatttttgaaaataagatttttaaaaaaattgaaaattgacaAAAGctagtaaaaattcatttttttttatttgtattattaaaaaaataattttgaaacagtgtaaaatttatttatgagagataacattttcagaaattatcttataaaaatga
It encodes:
- the LOC129962592 gene encoding alpha-(1,3)-fucosyltransferase 11-like, whose translation is MLNYNRVIIYVFSLIHIYLFGINATKNSNNKISPVIIWWSDLLYPHEKNANEIKCGLGNCTSFKRKKYHSENVTIAYIFYGTDFDGQNLPLIRKSNHIWALLHEESPSNNFIFSHSSGIKLFNYSATFSRQSDFPLTTQFIPSVEYLTNRKPVPLKLKNKLRKEGLAPVLYLQSHCNVASDRDQYVKHLMNYIPIDSYGKCLHNKDLPPHLASTDTYNDEELFSFISQYKFHIAFENAICNDYITEKLFRALHVGSVPIYKGSASVKDWLPTNKSAIVVDDFNDPSELADFVLKLDQNDSLYNEFLQFKETGIDNKYLRDHLMKRKWGVNDPDNLDFIRGFECFICDKIQKGNTVPSIANLKHMNCPQPHQSLLSEKINSDDEWMNENWIEDYWFALDQAKAIEMMIHSKERHSSNFMKYLMKIKHHDEL